Below is a genomic region from candidate division KSB1 bacterium.
TGATGTGCTGGTTGAAGAGTGGGGTGGAAAATATCAATGTGTCGAAATTTCTGCGAAGACAGGTCAAAATATCGACAAATTGTTAGAGAGCATTCTTATTGAAGCAGAGATTCTGGAGCTCAAAGCAAATCCGAATCGCTTGGCCAAGGGCGTCGTGATCGAGTCCCAACTTGATAAGGGTAAAGGGGTCCTTGCAACGGTATTGGTCCAAAACGGCACGCTGAAGATCGGCGATCCTTTTATTGTCGGCCAACATTACGGCAAAGTGAGAGGCTTGTTCAATGAATTTGGACAAAAATTGAAAGAAGCTGGACCCTCTGTGCCAGTTCGGGTGATTGGTTTTTCTGGACTGCCCCAGGCTGGCGATACCTTTATTGTGCTTCCATCTGAACGCGATACCAAGGCGATCAGTTTGGAACGACAACAGATCCGGCGCGAACAGGAGCAACGCTATTTTAAGCACATCACCCTCGATGAAATTTCAAAACGGATCAAAAAAGGTGGTGTGAAGCAGCTTTCGTTGATCATCAAAGGCGATGTGGATGGTTCGGTAGAGGCGCTTCGGGATGCGTTTGCTAAGCTCTCTACCGATGAGGTGAAAGTGGAGATTATCCGAAAGGGAGTGGGTGCGATCACTGAGTCCGATGTGCTATTGGCCAGCGCTTCAAATGCGATCATTATCGGCTTCCAGGTGCGGCCGACCATCAATGCTCGCGAATTGGCCAAGAAGGAAAATATCGACATTCGGCTCTATCGCGTGATTTACGATGCGATTGCCGACGTGAAGAGCGCGCTGGAAGGGTTGTTAGAGCCCACTTATGAGGAGGAAAGCCTGGGCACATTAGAGGTCCGAAACACGTTCCGTATTCCCAAGGTTGGTACTGTGGCTGGCTGTTATGTGCTTTCTGGGAAAGTGTCTCGAAACGACAACATCCGCTTGTACCGCGAAGACAAGTTGATCTATGAAGGGCGCATTATTTCGCTAAAGCGATTTAAAGACGACGTTCGTGAGGTGGTCAGCGGATTTGAGTGTGGAATTGGACTCGAAAACTTCGATGACATTAAGGTGGGTGATATCATGGAAGTTTACCGAGTAGTCGAGGTAAAACGAACCCTGGCCGCAGCAAGTTAGCTTTGCTCCATGATATCAATGATGACCTTTTATTGAAAGCCATTTACACGGCTCCACATGATATGCATGGATGAATCAAAAAACGCACATCATATTACGAACTGGATGAGAAGTGAGATGCTGGTGGGTGTTGGTCAAATAGAGCTTTATATCCCAGAGAGCGGATCATTAAAGTCGAAACGGTTCGTCTTGAACAGTATCAAGACCCGAATTCGAAATAAGTTTAATGTGTCTGTGGCTGAGGTGGAGAACAACGATAAATGGCAACGGTGTTCCTTGGGTGTGGCTATCGTGTCCAATGATCGGAAAATCATTGATAGTACCTTGAACCAGGTTGTTTCATTGATTGCGAGCGATGTTCGTGTAGAAGTTATTGATCATTCCCTGGAGATTTTTTAGCCTGAAATGCCAATTTGACCTTGTCAATCTAATTCAATTGAACTACAACCCACCTCTCTCTCATTTCGGCTGCAGGAAGAAATCTTTGGGTCCGGAAATTTCATTGCAACCAAATCGTTCGCTATGTTCAGAAGGATTACCACACAACGAGTTTAATCATTCGTATTTGTCCACAAGTTTGGTTTGATGCTGCAATAAGTTGTCTGAGCCAGGAAGTTTTTCAGCAAAGTTTGATTCTAAATGATGGGTTGAATTGCATAGGAATTTGTTGAAAAAGCCGACATAAAAAAGTGCTGTCATGAAATACAAAAGATCACAACGCGTGTCTGAGCTCCTCAAGCGAGAGATCAGCCAGATCATTTTTTTTACGCTCAAAGATCCTGCAATAAAACCGGTGACAGTCACTTTTGTTAAAGTGACTGATGATTTAAAGCACGCCAGTATCTATTATCGGGTATTGGGTGATGAATCAGCTAAAGCTGGGGCGTCGAAAGGTCTGGAGCGAGCCAAGAGATTTATTCGATTTGAGATTGGGCAGCGCACTGAATTGCGGTTTGTCCCAGAAATTGAGTTTTTCTACGATGAAGGTTTAGATGAGGCAGCGCGGATCGAGTTGCTATTGCATCAGATCAAAGAGTCGGATGTTTCATGATATGGTTAGAGAAACCGTTTGATTTTGAAGCAGGCGTGATATTGAATTTTTACAAGCCAGTGGGTCCGAGCTCATTTTGGATGGTGAAACAAGTAAGAAAATTGATTGGCGCCAAAGTAGGGCATGCGGGCACGTTGGATCCTTTTGCAGAAGGTGTATTGTTGCTTTGTAGTGGCCGAGCGACCAAACGAGTTCAACATTTGATGGCACTCCCG
It encodes:
- a CDS encoding DUF503 domain-containing protein, whose amino-acid sequence is MLVGVGQIELYIPESGSLKSKRFVLNSIKTRIRNKFNVSVAEVENNDKWQRCSLGVAIVSNDRKIIDSTLNQVVSLIASDVRVEVIDHSLEIF
- the rbfA gene encoding 30S ribosome-binding factor RbfA encodes the protein MKYKRSQRVSELLKREISQIIFFTLKDPAIKPVTVTFVKVTDDLKHASIYYRVLGDESAKAGASKGLERAKRFIRFEIGQRTELRFVPEIEFFYDEGLDEAARIELLLHQIKESDVS